The Corvus moneduloides isolate bCorMon1 chromosome 4, bCorMon1.pri, whole genome shotgun sequence genomic interval TATTCCATTCTTCCTGTCCTAGATAGTTGTGTAACATTGCTAGTAAACATACCCTGTGTCTCAGAAGTGACTGCTTTTTAATAGTTTATGAAGTTATCTTCATGTATGATTGGCGCCAACTGATATTCTTGTCAAACCTTTTATCCAAAAATCCCCCTGCACTggacaaattttaaaaatgatacAGACAAGGATCAATTTACTGATCACCAAAATGCAGCAGAGGAGATgtagattaaatattaggaaatacTTTTTAGCTATAACACTGATTAAGTTGAAAGAACAAACTGCCAAATGAAGTTGGGTAATTGCCATCACTAGAGATTTTCCATCACTAGAGATTTTCCGGACTATGAGTATGCATCCATTTAGCAGGGATGGCTTAAAAATAATGCAGTCAGTTTTGCCACTGTTCAGAACTTGAACTGAATGACTCATTATATGCATGTTTtatcccaaataatttttaaaatttcttcctaCTTTACCCTAGCTAGGGATAAAGCAGCAGTGATGTCAGCAAAAAAACCGGTAACATTTTCTCTCAGCGTGTGCCAAGCCTACATGAAACAAGAAACAAGTTGTagtgagagagaagaaagccCAGATTGATGTGacctttattattttaacagtGTCTTTCAGCACAATTACAGAGTTGCAGGATTGCAGAGAACAGAGCTGGAgtataaaataacataaataaatagaacAGGAGCCAAAGCAGTCAGCAGGTGGTTGGAATTGGGCAGTGAAGGATGGGTGAAGGGTTTGCATTGGTCAAAGCCTTTATGATTCAGCCACCATAGTTGCAAattctggagaagggaaagaatttgaaaaaatgtttaaaataccaaaatttAAAGAAGGAGGAAGCATATTAAAATGAATACAGTCACTGGTGTAGCAGAAACATCACAAtaacagaagagcaaagaaatcCAAGTTAATTAAAGGGAAAGTATGATTTGGGAAATCTTACAATGAAATGAAAGGATGTTTTGAGAGTAAGGGAGAAATGCTATACATGCCAGACAGTAAGACTTCCACCACTATTCATCTGAAGAACTTGATTAGTTCTCGGTTATTTCTTTGTAAATCTCAATGGGATGAAGGCAAGAACTAGAAATTTAATCTTGCAGTGagataaatttcttttatatcaGAGTTTGGCAAAGAGAATCATTAATGAGTCTTTCAAAGTATTCGTGTCCCGTATTATAATTATATTGCATTTAAACTCAATTTTGTAACTGTAAATTGAGTGAAAATGACAGATTACAAAAACAGAAGCCGGATACCAAGCTATGTAGCAATTTTGACCATGTTGTAAGAATGAGAAAAATTCCTGTGGTATCAGAGGGCCAGGATTTTACCCTGTGGCTTTTATTAGTGTTACATCCATAATATTTACATAAATGTATCTATCTGCagtttggggttattttatgCTTTAGTATATATAATGCCTTTCAGCTAGGAGATAAAGCACGGAAAAGGCACATTTGTATCCTGGTGAATAGCTGCCTGGTTATAATTCCTAACTGCATCTAACCTTGGAAGAGTTACACATGAGAATACCTTGCACAGTTGTATGTGCCTCAGAGCACTGAAAATGACAGACTGGAGGGAATCCCAAGAAGGGCAACAAAGACGATAAAGGGATTAGAAGGTATGCAGAGAGAGTGGTTTATGGGTTTAGCATAATCAGCTGAGAGGAAAATGACAAATAGGGGAGGCAGTCGTCTGTAAAGGCtcaagaaaaaattactgaagtttGGAGTAATGAAGAGTAAAGTCTGGCAACTTAAAACGATAGAAGATGAAAATTAGGCATTTTAAGGAATATTCTAAAGTTCAGTTGAAAAATGCTAAAGTCTAAACAAGTGAGATCTTAATTGGCTGTTGTGTGCAAACAGATAGCACTTTTGATGACGTGTCCAAAAAACACGTTGCCAAATGCAGACAAATCagactgagaaataaaaatgtcagagggtttaaattaattccaaattTATCCGTCGTTTTGAAAGATGTACATCCAAATTAGGATTAGTGATGCGGGTTACTTAACACAAAACATGTATAAATCCTGTACCTGGTGGGTACATAGATTGAAAGTGTTGCAAACTGCATTTAAGAGATAACATAAAGTGCTTGTGATAAAAACCCTAACTATTCTGGGCAGGAGAAAGGCTATGATTATTAAATCTCTGTGTGAATAAATCCTGCAGAGAGAAACATGAACTGCAATGGATGAAACCTTTCCAAAAGGGAAAACTAACTCTGCATATACTGTTAAAACAAGTTGTCATACTTATTACAGATAAATCCTTTTACAATAATTTGTATCTACAGAATATGTTTGGAAAAGGTTATTCAGACTTGCAGCCAAACATTTTCTATAATACATTTTGATAGTGCTATTATCCCTTAATAGCAATATATTTCACAGGTACTTTCTGACAGCCAGCAAACCATAAAATACTCCTTCTTGAGTAATTGTAACAATTTAACTTTTCGCAGGattttcaatgtattttaaatatttagaagatGTTCTAGTTGAATAATCTTGTAAATTAGTTCACTACTCGTTTTTGTATGAAGGTTAGTCCAACCCCAGGTGGCTTGTAGAAGCATTGTTACAAAGTGTATTCACATATGCAAAACTTCTGAGATAAGACACGGTATATTGGTCCCTGGTAAATGGTTATTGTCTCTGACTGGCCTGTTAGCAAGGGAATCCTTGTGATTTACTTCATCCTTGTTTCCAGTTGTAGTTATGCTTCCAAACAAAATTAAGTTATATCTTTCTTTGCACAAGTAGTAGCTTTAAATGGCAAGGATTTAGACCATTTTGTCATGCAAAGTAATTTACTAGCTGTTTTGTGTCAAAGCTCTGACTTAAAAGGAGAAGATTGTTTCACTGTGTTCAGTACAGTTTAGTACTGTATACCAGCCTAATGCATGCCCTCTAGGATTTTACCGAAATGACAGACATGATTACAGAAGACATGTTGTAGGCTCATGACTTCTCTCATCAGattgttttttacattttctttacaaCAGCAAATCTGTTTAGGAAACTTCATAAGTAATGACTTAcactaatttattttagaagatAAAAGAGCACAAAGCAGGACAAGAACAGAAGGACTTCCAaatgattttggttttttgttatgGCTTTCACCTGGTAAGGTCATGGCTTAATAGTTGTAATTTTGCACGCTTAATGTCAGATTTTAACAACATTCTGATTTACAGGGATAAAAATTTGGATTTGTGCTGCCTACAGTGCATGATCTTCGAAAGTTCGCTATGTACTTTCTCAAGTTCATTAATATCAAGAAACTAAAAGACATGACGTGCATGTCCAATGCCAATAcacaaaatagattttaaacaacattttggcttttttttctcctctttcttgtAAGTATTTTCCtgaagctggcagagctgcttcagcatcaTTTTTCAGCCTGATCTGAAAGCTAAGGTTGCTTGTGTAATTAGCACAACCTGGTCTTGATCTGCAATATTTTTCAGATTCATCATCTTCTGACTGCATTGGTGGAATATGAAGGGGATTTGACACTGCACAGTAGATGATCATGCCTTACAGGAACTGGCTGCAAGTTTTCAGCTCTTTGAAACTGGTCCTTCAGCCACAAATTACAAATTGTGATCTGACAAGAGGTAAACTGCTGAAACTATTTCAGAGCTGAATGGTCTTTGCGGGAATGAGAAAAGGTTTAAAGCAAGAGACCTAAGAAAATTTGTAGTGTGAGATCCCAGCTAGAAGGCGGCTGATTAGGCTGGGATTGATGTTTGTGATGATACATCTGAGAAAGTTGTCTCTATGGTGTTAAAAATCCCTAAAGATCAGTTCTTATAACTGCTGTGGCCTCCTGAGGGACAGCATTCAAGGGCCATCAGGAGAATTAACATTAACCCTTGTGAAAGGCTTCTTGTTTGCGATCTTTAGTGATTTAGGAAGCTGATGTTTGAAACAAGGGGTAGAAATGATGCCTGACAATTCAGCTGCAGGGAAACAAAAATGGTTTGCAACAGAAATACAGCATTGCAATACTGCATATGAATGTGATGTACATTAGTgactttacattttatttacatatGCAGTTACATTCTTGAATTGGATTTATGGACcaaaggaaaaactgggaagTATCTGTCCTCCTCATCCTTTGGTCACAGTCCCAACTGTTAACTTTCGTATGTATCTCAAGCCTTTCTGGTGTAAAAATTGGCTGTTAGAGTAAActttaagaaatggaaaagaaaccagTAGTGTTGTATGGTAGGGGTATGGTCAGAAGAATCAAAAGATAAAAGCACATCATTCTCTTCTCATTATCAAGTATAAATGCAGAGTAATTCCATTTCAAAGTTAGGGAACAGTAAAAGCTGCAGATGAAAGAGATAAAGAGAAGAGGCATTTCTTATTGTTTTATTACAATGTACTGGGTTTCAGGCATTGTTTCAActcaaaggaaaatgttatGGTAGTCTTAAATATAAAGGttaatgctgtattttcttGTACAAGCCAAAATCATTATGCAATATTGTTCTTTTATTCTGATTAAGACTAATTTTGATTTGCAGCCTTCTGGAATAGCTGAAAATTTATCTGATGTGAGGCTGGTGGATCAGCTGTAAGCTTACTTATCTGaattaagttttcttttgaaaaacttGCCCAGTGATTTTAGTACTACTGTCACTAATTTTAGTGTGTATAAAGAAGACCCATATACTAAAGAATATGAAGTTTCAAGTAATGACACCCACGTTGGattcagcagcactgctgaagtTTAGCAGGAGCTTCCCCACAACCATAATATAGTCATAATTGGAGAAATTAAGAGGCTTTGGTCTAGGAACAGGGCCATAGTTACTGATATGCCAGTGTGCATCACCTGACTGATATGCTGGTGGCTGATTTTGTGTGTCATCTTCTAAGTTGGGAGACTGTGCTAGTtaactgtttgctttttatttctcttttaattgaCCTGTTTGgtttttcgtttttttttttttttttaataacattttttacaAATTGCAGAGATTAGGTAACACAGAGAAGTGTGAGGGGGTTTAGGTATTTTTTAGATATCAACTTATGATATGGCTTATCGATATGGCAAAACCCTAGCAATTGTCTGCTCTCTAGGTGATTTAGTACTCTGGCCACAAACTTTTATCTCCTGCAATGAGGAAAGTTTTAGTTTAGAATTGCATCTCTTCTTGTCTCCTTCAGTGTGTTTCATTCACTCTCACCTctcaaaaagaggaaaaaggagaaattttgtATGTAGGCTAAGCTTATTCATCCTAAGGGGGAATAGAAAACAGCACAAGCTTTTTAAGCAATGCTGTGAGAGGAAAAGTAGttcttttcttgtatttctcaTATTCAGTAAAAGGGAGTGACAAGCTTTCTTAGGTGTGAAGACCCTGTAAACACTAGTATAAGCTGGATAGACTTTTATTGTATAGAAATTCTGTACCAAAATGGGTGTGCTTTGAATTTTAAGAGCAGTGCTTTGCTAAGTCACACACTACTTTCCCGCTAAGTAATTATCAAGCAGAAATGCTGGCGGCTCAGCTTTTATTCTTTCCAAGCTTTATAGTCAGGCCTCGGTCTCTGAACTCGCAGTGTCCTGATCCTCACTCCACTGATATCAACAAATTACAGTAACTGGAGTGGAGTTTGGGGGGGGTACTTAGTCCTGCGCTGCGGAGTGCCCGACCCACAGCCGGGTTCTGTGAGCTCCTGCCCCCTCTAGTGTCACAACTCGGCTCCTCTTCCTCTAACGCCTTCAAGCAAGGTATGGCAAATGGAGCAGGACTCGGcgtttcattaaaaacaaattgtgCCCTTCAGAAGGTCACAGCCCCCAGTGATTACTAGGTTTCCTCAGTTCTTGTGTGTAAGGGTAATATTCGGTTGTTACTGTCAAAGTTACTCCTGTAATTACATACCATCAGCGCCAATTTTACCGTCACCATCCTTATCTCCAGCAGCCAGAAGAGCCTTCGTTTCTTTGTCTGATAGGTCTCTTCCTTCTGGGGTAAAGCCCTTCAGGACAAACCTAAGGAGGAGGcatagaaaaaaaggaaggtttgtttgggttttttttgttgtttgtttgtttttaggtttgtgggttttttttcctgcagaacaaTTATACTTCATATTTGTTTGTACCACTGATTTGAGGCACAAGTTGGAATCTAGGGTTGTGTCTTCTGTTGTTGACCTTCTTTAACATTCAGGAGAAGCACTTTACTCTGAAACTGCATTTGGTTGAAGAGCTACCTGTAAGGTATTGACCATTCATGTGTTTCAGGGATCTTGCAATCGAAGTGACAACTAGCTATCTCCAACAATCTTTAGATCATAGGCTCAGCAGACAACTGGCATAGCACACAAATACTAGTCAAGAGCTTGAGCTGTATGTTACTACCTAGAGTCTTGTAAAAATAACCTACAGGAAATTAGACTCTTAAGGCGGGGTTATTTAAGAAAGGATGTAATTTTACTTACTTCAATTCTTCTTCTTCAATGAAGCCGCTCTTATCTTTATCAAGAATATGGAAAACCTTCTTCACATCTTCTGGGCTCTTCTTTTTCAATCCTACCATTTCGAAAAACTTTTTGTAGTTAAAAGATTCAGCCGCTATAAGAGATGAAAAAACAGAGAACTTCTTAGAAAATTCCTTGAAACACACACCAACACATACCCGTGGTTTTCTtccatgctgctgtttctcctaACCTGGGAGGAACACTCGAGCTAAGCTGTGGTAAGAGCTGGATGTACTCAGTGAAATCGTCCGTTCTTCACAGTTGCTAATGGAAATAAACAAAGGGGCAGAGGGGCAATGTCTCCGTTTTGCAGATGAAGAGCTGAGCTACAGAAGGATGAAACTTGCCCAAGGTCATACAAGAAGTCTGTGATAGACTTGGGAGCTTTGGGAGCTGAGGTCTACTGTACTCGGTCTCATTTCAGTGCCTTAAACCTGTTTGgtgtgttgtttttgttttgttttgggatttctttttttgctaaGTTTTACACTAGAACAGGCATCTGAGAGCGAACTCAGACTATTAGATAGCTGTCACTTTTTGTCATTCCCacccctggaaaaaaaaccccaaatgctCTTGCTCAAGCATTGGCGAGAAGTGTGTCACAGcactgtttgtttcttttcctggagaCTTACTAAAAATCAGTGTTGCATTTCAACCGCTGAAGGAATGTGCAATCGTGGTGTGTGAGCTCAGACACTGCAAGAGAGTGCTGCACGGCGCGCTGCCTGCAAGACCTTGCGAGGAGCTGTCTCcggggaggaaaaaaaacaaacaacccagaGCCCTTGAAATCGGAGCCGAGTTTACCTGCTCCACCTCCCTTGTCCTTTAACCGCGCCCGCTTTTGTCTCACCCAGGCACCTTAACTACTGTGATGTGGATTAGAAATACCACACAGTGACCTCCAAAACGTGCggtggagtttttttttttttcttccccatgcATTCTTATTCCCGCCGCATTCTATTTTCCCATTACATAAAATTAAGGAGGCTCAATCTTTCGTGATCTGCTTGAGATCTGTCATTAGTTGCTGCTAATTGCATCTGCTTCGGGACTTGGAGATGGCCGTAGAACAATGGAAGCTAATGAGTAAAACAGCTGCTGGATCCAGCAGAGCAATTTGTCGCTCCCTCTGACTCTCCGGCTTCTGAGCTGAGTCGGGCTCAGCGGGTCTTGCGCTTCTGTCTGTTCGGGAAGGTCATCTcacagagcaggacaggcagaggcGGCTCCCCGAGATGGTGCGGTCAGCCAGGTagtttgggggagggggggataACGTGCATCCCGGAGCACGATTTCTGGCGTTTCTTTGAGAGCAACCTTAACTACCTGAATCTCTGCAAGCACGAAGAGGGTTTGCTGTCAGTTTTAGGGGTCGCGATGAATGAGAGGGGTAGGGAGCATCTGATACCCCGGGGAGTCTGAGAGGGAAGTGTGGACCACTGCAGCCATTCGACATGCAGGGAGCCCCTGCAGTCGAGCAGTGCACCCACTTGCTCTACTGTTGCCTTCGGTCCATCCCGAAAAGCAAAGCCCACCCGGGGATTCTGCAGAGGAAGTACAAGAGCGGTTTCTTATATTCTTGGAACGGGAAACAGCAGTTTTGTAACATCTGAAACTAAATTTCAGGGATGAGTGGGAAGCTGCCGACATCCACTGCTGACTTTTCTATCCCACACCAAGATAAAATGCAGCTTGGTTCGCCGAGGGGTTTGTTCCCTTTGAAAGTATCCTCTCGGTAGAAGCAAAGTCTGTCCGCAGTTACTGCttgctttcctttaaaataaatatttcacctCTGTAATGTGCAGGACAACTTTGCTGAGGATGCAGCCTTGTACTTCATAAACCTGTCAGAGGCATTCAATGAACATCTGAAAACACATCCTCATTAGAAATATTGTCTAGCCAGTTCCTCTAATCTTCCTATAGCTAAAATAAATGCACAGCTATCCTAACCTGGAGagatgaaaggaggaaaagagagaaggaaaaaaaaagaaaaaagcactcACCTGAAAAGGCTCCCACAGCCTTCTTGATATCCTCAGCGCTGAGCAAGTCAGTCATAGCCATCCTGCAACTGTTTGAACAGGGAAGCAAGTGCgaaaagattaaaaagtgcttttctcATCATTTCTGCTCATATGACcaaagctgcagtgctgtgtggggATGGCACACCGGGAAAGGCTGGACCGGTGCCAGCTCTATAGCTCTGCGTGGATAAGTGCCATGGGCTGTCGCTCTCCAGTTTGCAGAGCACCAAGTAGTCCACAGACGCGAGGGTTCAGCTAAAGAGAGGGCACGGGGATGCTTTTGTGGGGACTGGGGTGAGGGAGGACGTGGGTGGGGGGCGCTCCCTGGGAGGCTGGAGCCTAAGCCTTACTGGAGCAGTGCCAGAGTCTGCTGTGATACCGGCTGGAGAAAGAGTTTTGCCAAGGTCAAGTCCTCGGGTGCAGTGGACAAACTAgtggtgcagagcagagcatttTCCTTTAGTAAGTCAGGATGAGCTTTACCAGTTATATTCAGTGATGAGTAAGGAACTGCAGCATATGCCAAGCTTCAAGCTGCTCTTGAGGTCGGGAAGCAAATGCAATGTAGCTTTTGAATATTTGCCTTATTGTTCAACCACTTTAAacatctcctccttctcccttccccctccccttcaCACACATATTCCTTTTAGACCTTGTTTCTTTCGGGCCAGTCCATATTAAGCATCATCCTCACTGAATTAATTATCACATCCCTGCGAATCCTACAGATCCCGTTTGTAATGCACAATATGCTGCAGAATCTTCCACGATAGGATATGGCAAAACGAGATGCGAGGTGACAACACGCTCGTGAGGAGCTCCTGTGCAGTAGTGGGTTTCTCAGGCAGGACCGGGCACTTCCCATTggtgttacaaaaaaaaaaaacaaccaaaaaactaaaaaaaaaaaaacaaaaaaaaaagcatttaggATTTGTAATATGTTTTCTAGGGTTATTTTCTCCAAGAATCTGTGCCCATTTTTCACATAAAGTATGGCAAGTGGTCCAACTTGCTCTCAGAGTTTGGGCAGGAGCCATTAGGCTGAGGTAGCCAAGGTTAGAGCCCAGTAGTAGGGCAGATCTCTGCAGGAGTATTGGCATCGCAGGAGAGACGGGGGAGGACAGAGCGGTGGCAGCGAGATCCCCGGGCGCGATCGACGGGTACGGCCCGGTCCCGCTGCCATAATCACACCTCTCCTCTGAATGGGGCCACCGGAGAGCAGCCTCGGAAAGGGGGAGGCTGGTGCAGAACCTTGGGTTGTGCTGTCAGTAATTGCTTGGTGCTTTTAAAAGTACGAGccccatccttttttttttttcccacgGCCCAAGTGCAGCTATAATGGGTAAGGCATTACCATGCCACTGAATGCAGAAGGACAGAGGAGGAGGTGACATTGGGgtcctccccctttttttttatttcttcttttctttcctaaagGTCATCTCTTCATTGTGGGAGGGACTGTCATTTTTCTCTCGTTGGAACTTTCCCCCCGGTCTCCCTTTTCCGTGTATTTCCTGAGATGCAAGAGATGCTTAGTTTTCTCCAAGGACAAACAAGGAGATGGATGGTGGAGCCAAGTCCCTCTCCCTAGGCTGAACGCATCCTTCCCTGCTCTATAGGGAAAGAGGAGCTGAGTGCTGGGATGCTGAACCGAGatgagcagcagccccacagaagAGCTCTGTGCACCTTCCTGCATGGGTCGTTCTCACTCAGCGGCCCCTGTGGTTTTGGAGCTGGGAGGTGGAAGGGTGCAATAAAGACAGTACTCGGCTGTTCGGGTCTTTTGTGTTAGCAGAGTTCAGCTCGGAGAGCGCAGGTTAGAACCCTATTGTTAGTCCCTTTTAAACGTAGGGGAAATGCAGACCCATCAATATGCAGCTATTTGCCAGAGATCAAAGTGCCATATCTTATGAAATTGATGTCCCTTTACTTTTTCTTAgctgagggaagagaggagaatcTCTTTTTGCTCCCAATGCAGACACCGCCGGCCCAGTGCTACATGgccctctgctttccctgctttcctgcGTGCAGCATGGGTGCGGTCTGAAGAGGAGTTGGGCCTCAGTCCCCGCaggtttttcccctttctcacGAATCTTTTGCAAACCCTTCGATGAGCCACAGAGCTTCATTTTAGGTCCCTACAAACAGGAACGCACCCGACCACCCGCCAGTGAAGATGCTCTCCTGGCGCATGACTCGTGTTTCGGCGTTAACCCCGCTCTGCTGACAAGGCAGAGCACACATTTGGAAGGCTGCCCTCGGGGGTAACTCGAGCCGGTGGCTGGCAGAGGCGATGCGCAGCGttgcctgctgtgctggcagacgCCGATCAGGTTAACTAGCCTCATGCCAAGCCAACCGGCCAGAGGCGCATTCCGTGTCTGTGTCCTGGGGACGGGAACCCGGCAGCTCCCTCCGCATCCCTAACGATGCGCGAACTGCCCCGCTTTCCCTCCGTCATCAGATCTGTCAGCCCTCTACGGCCTAATCATGCTGTGGAGGCGAAAAGTGAGAGGTGTCAGAAAAATGAGGCTTCAGATCAGGTGGAGCCATCTGTAGAGTGTAAATAACATTTCCCCCAGCTCCGAAGCCGTGTGTACCCTCCACAGCCAGAGAGGTGAAAGCAGCGACACACAGGTTTGCGAAGCGGACAGATGGGATCTGACATGGAGGAGCGGCAGAGGCCCAGCTCCAGCGTCAGCAATGTCTCTCTTTAAGGACAGCTAGCAAAATTCCATAAGCTTTTAACCACCAACCTCTAGTCAAAACTGTTATTATAGTAAAAAAGGCGTTTCACGAATTGACAGTTTCTCACTCGACCCTTCGTCTTTTTCTCATCATCCCTGCGAGATGAATGACGCGTTTTCCTTTATCTCTGAGATGCTGCCAATTTTCCTGCCTGAACTATTTGCAAAATCCACACCGTGGATTTTTCCAAGTTCTCTGCACCAAAACTTTTGTGTAGATCAACTCCCCCTTGCACCAGCGCCAGGATGATGATATTGTTACTAAGTAAATGACCAAATACATTAAATAGAAATCAGCCCACCCTTGCCAAAAGCAAACCAGTCGGGGAGAATTTCCTGAACAGCGCAAAGCCCTCACACCAAGAGTTGAAGCAGAAAGACGACGGTCCTTTGCAAAAAGGGTGACGCATTTCCTTTAGCTTCCTAGTGACCACGCCAAAGAGGGCATCTTCATCCCATCGCTTACAATCGTCTGTGCAGATAGAGAGGTGCCATTTCTAgaagtggtttggggttttttgtcttcGGTTCACAGCTGGCTGTTTCAGTAAATTCTGTTCACGAGCCCTTGCTCTCGTTCTCGTTcactttcttcccttcctttcccgGTTTTGTCATTTCCACCTTCTCCCCCGCTTTTCTCCTCATTCCCCCTCAATGAGTTCACCTATTTACTCCTTTTAATGGTCTATTCTTCTCATTTGGAGTCTTCTCTGCGGGAAGCTATTCCGCAGTGTTTGAGAGATTTGCATCTCTTTGTTTCCGGGCTTCTGTTTATGGAAAGGGGGACGGGGCCGGAGTGATGGAAGATATCATTATCTGCGAGGTCCTGCTTCTTCCCTGGAGGTGGTGAATCCACGTTTGCTGTGGAAATTTGGGCATTTTCTTGCTACTTACCTCTTGGATTTTTCGTAAGCACGCTTGAAAAGGTGTTAGGTAGGGAGGTGGTCAAAAGGAAGTGGAACTCGGGGTAGGAACCCCACTTATATAATCTCTCTTGCTCTTTCTATTTTCAGCAGGTGATACCCACTCCTCACTGGTATCAGATATTCAGGGGTTTTGTTGGCGGTGTCACATTTATCTTTCCCTTAACTAATAGAGGAACACTATTAATAACCCTTGGCGCTTACCTTCCCCTGGCTGTGAAAACCCATTACATTGGCAAACTGATGGTCCGCTTGAAACTTGAATGTTAAGGGGAGAGGCAAGCAGTATAAGTGAGCTGTTAGGGGACAAATAAGCAAATAACAATGATAAAAATGCCATTGAGACCTATTTTCCATTGTGTAATCCACCTAGGGACACTTTTCCTGATATATAATGTTTTTCTGGCAAGGGAACACATTTTGCGAAGGACCACGAATCATACATCTGATGAAAGTGGCATCGGGGATATCACGATGCATCAGGAGGTTCAGTTTGAGACATGGGACTCCACTCATGAGGTGAATTGGAAGATGTAGCCCCCTCATCAGCgtgaggaaaagcaaagataGGCTCTGAAGTTCGCCCTTTTCTCTCTTTAGCCTTGCtacttgaaataaaatacaacatCTCTAAACTGCCTCCTGCACCTGAAACTACAACATTCAGCTTTACTTCCTGGCCTTGAAGGaagtcagaaatattttttttcctgcaggaaacaGCAAACTCAATTGTGTAATTATGATTGCTCATACTTACAGGGGCATGCAAAATCTGCATTCAGGGCCCCATTGGGCAAGGTACTGTAGAAGTCTAAAAAATTTACAACCTGAGCTTTCTTAGGACAGACAGGGAATTGTAAACGAAGAGATCCTATATATGTGTATACAGCCATTATACATTGAGTGTAACCTTTTCAGCATATAGATTCTCTTTATGCT includes:
- the PVALB gene encoding parvalbumin alpha; the protein is MAMTDLLSAEDIKKAVGAFSAAESFNYKKFFEMVGLKKKSPEDVKKVFHILDKDKSGFIEEEELKFVLKGFTPEGRDLSDKETKALLAAGDKDGDGKIGADEFATMVAES